A single region of the Gemmatimonas sp. UBA7669 genome encodes:
- a CDS encoding DUF1569 domain-containing protein, with amino-acid sequence MSTLTDPAARRELIARVQQLDLDAQPAWGRMNAPRMLAHCADALRMAYGDVHCTAKRVPFVRTALVKRLMLYVLPFPKNAPTARELLSRAPGEGDAEREAVVALIARFEQEMGRASWPEHPLFGGLDEREWGRLAYKHLDHHLTQFRV; translated from the coding sequence ATGTCTACGCTGACTGATCCGGCCGCGCGCCGCGAGCTCATCGCGCGCGTGCAGCAGTTGGACCTCGACGCCCAGCCGGCCTGGGGGCGCATGAACGCGCCACGCATGTTGGCGCACTGCGCCGACGCGCTGCGCATGGCCTACGGCGATGTGCACTGCACGGCCAAGCGTGTGCCGTTTGTGCGCACGGCACTGGTCAAGCGGCTCATGTTGTACGTGCTGCCGTTTCCGAAGAACGCCCCCACCGCGCGCGAGCTGCTGAGCCGCGCGCCGGGCGAAGGCGACGCCGAGCGCGAAGCGGTGGTGGCACTGATTGCGCGCTTCGAACAGGAAATGGGGCGTGCGTCGTGGCCCGAGCACCCGCTCTTTGGTGGACTCGATGAACGAGAGTGGGGACGACTGGCCTACAAGCATCTGGACCACCACCTCACGCAGTTCCGGGTCTGA
- a CDS encoding ATP-binding protein, whose protein sequence is MPSARGFGLRARLFIMVLVATLPPTIVAWLVEPLRGGWTGPALIAAAMAFSFGLAFVLGSSMVQSVEALIHDAQALSAGMAGHRSQVRSSDEIGQLAVALNHMADTVERRNAALADNERRYRFLFDSNPLPMWAWDAETTNILAVNEAAIDKYGYDRERFLGLTILDLIDESERARFGQARLPFLESRQAAGTWTHRTASGERVEMDVITTSTRRLGRASWLSVGIDVSARREAERALARSEEQLRQSQKLEAIGTFAGGIAHDFNNLLTAMLGYCDLLLPQLAPDSAIRRDIGEVRALAVRGTELSQQILSMSRRHVVQPTVFDPNDVVRGMHRLLRRVIGENIALECTLNEQVGTARADVGQLEQVLLNLAANARDAMPDGGRLSVDTLVLEPFDVRRLNLDPTQDWLCIRVRDTGIGMTEDVQAHIFEPFYTTKDEGKGSGLGLALAYSMIDQAGGEIRVDSAPGEGTTMYLLLPRLSDAVVTLPPVEEYHEQLAGTETVLLVEDEDTVRSVAAAALERRGYRVLVADHGEAAIAISREYPGVIHLLVSDVVMPGLHGREVADRVVRLRPGTPVLFISGYTDDALLERGVLEGDDRSLLPKPFTSLELARRVRLAIDESKGLRTPVTVS, encoded by the coding sequence ATGCCGTCCGCGCGAGGCTTCGGTTTGCGCGCGCGGCTGTTCATCATGGTGCTGGTGGCCACGCTGCCGCCCACCATTGTGGCATGGTTGGTGGAACCTCTGCGGGGCGGATGGACCGGGCCGGCGCTCATTGCGGCGGCCATGGCCTTCTCCTTCGGCTTGGCCTTCGTGCTCGGCTCCAGCATGGTGCAGTCGGTGGAAGCCCTCATTCACGATGCGCAGGCCCTCTCGGCCGGCATGGCCGGTCACCGCTCCCAGGTGCGCTCGAGCGACGAGATCGGTCAGTTGGCCGTGGCGCTCAATCACATGGCCGACACCGTCGAGCGCCGCAACGCCGCGCTGGCCGACAATGAGCGTCGCTATCGGTTTCTGTTCGACTCGAATCCGCTCCCCATGTGGGCCTGGGACGCGGAAACCACCAACATTCTCGCCGTCAACGAAGCCGCGATCGACAAGTACGGCTACGATCGCGAGCGTTTTCTTGGCCTCACCATTCTCGATCTGATCGACGAGTCAGAGCGCGCGCGTTTCGGTCAGGCGCGGCTCCCCTTCCTCGAATCGAGACAGGCTGCCGGCACCTGGACCCATCGCACGGCCAGCGGCGAGCGTGTGGAGATGGATGTCATCACCACCTCGACACGCCGTCTGGGTCGCGCAAGCTGGTTGTCCGTGGGCATCGATGTATCGGCCCGCCGCGAAGCCGAGCGGGCGCTGGCCCGCAGTGAGGAACAACTGCGTCAGTCGCAGAAGCTCGAGGCCATTGGCACCTTTGCCGGTGGCATCGCGCACGACTTCAACAATCTGCTGACGGCCATGCTCGGGTACTGCGACCTGCTGCTGCCGCAGTTGGCGCCGGATAGCGCCATTCGCCGGGACATCGGCGAAGTGCGAGCGCTGGCAGTACGTGGCACGGAGTTGTCGCAGCAGATCCTGTCGATGAGCCGGCGTCACGTGGTGCAGCCCACGGTCTTCGACCCCAACGACGTGGTGCGCGGCATGCACCGCCTGCTGCGCCGCGTCATCGGCGAGAATATCGCGCTGGAATGCACGCTCAATGAACAGGTGGGGACGGCACGTGCCGACGTCGGACAACTCGAGCAGGTGCTGCTCAACCTGGCAGCCAACGCCCGCGATGCCATGCCAGACGGCGGGCGTCTGTCGGTGGACACGCTGGTGCTGGAGCCCTTCGACGTGCGGCGCCTCAACCTCGACCCGACGCAGGATTGGCTTTGCATTCGCGTACGCGACACCGGCATTGGCATGACGGAGGACGTGCAGGCGCACATCTTCGAGCCTTTCTACACCACCAAAGACGAGGGCAAGGGTTCGGGTCTTGGTCTGGCGTTGGCCTACAGCATGATCGACCAGGCAGGCGGTGAAATCCGTGTCGACTCGGCCCCGGGCGAAGGCACCACCATGTATCTGCTGCTGCCACGACTCAGCGATGCCGTGGTGACGCTGCCTCCTGTGGAGGAATACCACGAGCAGCTCGCGGGTACGGAAACCGTGCTGCTGGTAGAGGACGAGGATACGGTGCGCAGTGTGGCCGCGGCCGCGCTCGAACGTCGCGGCTATCGCGTGCTGGTGGCCGATCACGGAGAGGCCGCCATTGCCATTTCGCGTGAGTATCCCGGCGTCATTCACCTGCTGGTGAGCGATGTGGTCATGCCCGGTCTGCATGGTCGTGAGGTGGCGGACCGCGTCGTTCGCCTGCGTCCCGGCACGCCGGTACTGTTCATCTCTGGCTACACCGATGACGCGCTGCTCGAGCGCGGTGTGCTGGAAGGCGATGATCGCAGTCTGCTACCCAAACCCTTTACCTCGCTGGAACTCGCGCGCCGCGTGCGTCTGGCCATCGACGAATCAAAGGGACTGCGTACGCCGGTGACCGTGTCATGA
- a CDS encoding DUF1835 domain-containing protein, which translates to MRTLHLTNGDHAAEALGQSGLTGDILPWRDVLHDGPVPDDRDAAIFRRVRAEFLAGRGWSTSDMVLASLIERDARLDSVKADEELVLWFEPDLYDQLQLMQVLARLARREEPLPRVSIAPADCLLGPLAPENFPSLYEARRDLDATDVTTGAEAWQAFTSDTPDIVHTVTTRLDAQRSARTYADDPAVRLPYLSSALRRVLEEFPDTQAGLSRTERQVCEILANGPRTLRTVFQAQQKAESWVWLGDSSFAWYVQRLSDCANPLVLHANGSRVVTSSRTAGGKSFWERPVELTPLGHDVVRDRADQVQLNGIDRWIGGVHCQTTRHWRWDPHHHHIAPSRV; encoded by the coding sequence ATGCGAACCCTGCACCTCACCAACGGCGATCATGCGGCCGAGGCCCTCGGCCAGTCGGGCCTGACGGGGGACATTCTCCCCTGGCGCGACGTACTGCACGATGGCCCCGTCCCGGACGATCGCGACGCGGCAATTTTCCGGCGCGTCCGAGCCGAGTTCCTGGCCGGTCGCGGCTGGAGCACCAGCGACATGGTGCTGGCCTCGCTGATTGAACGCGACGCCCGCCTCGACAGCGTGAAGGCTGACGAGGAGCTGGTTCTCTGGTTCGAGCCCGACCTCTACGACCAGCTGCAGCTCATGCAGGTCCTCGCGCGTCTCGCGCGCCGCGAGGAGCCACTGCCACGCGTCAGCATCGCACCGGCGGACTGTTTGCTGGGGCCATTGGCGCCGGAAAACTTCCCGTCGCTGTACGAGGCGCGGCGGGACCTCGACGCCACCGACGTGACCACGGGAGCCGAGGCCTGGCAGGCCTTCACGTCGGACACGCCGGACATCGTCCACACGGTCACCACCCGACTCGACGCGCAGCGCAGTGCCCGCACCTATGCCGATGATCCGGCGGTGCGCCTGCCGTATCTCAGCTCGGCGCTGCGGCGCGTGCTCGAAGAATTCCCCGATACGCAGGCGGGTCTGTCGCGCACCGAGCGACAGGTCTGCGAGATTCTCGCCAACGGCCCGCGCACGCTGCGCACCGTGTTCCAGGCACAGCAGAAGGCCGAGTCCTGGGTGTGGCTTGGTGATTCGAGCTTTGCGTGGTATGTGCAGCGCCTCAGCGACTGCGCCAATCCGCTGGTCCTTCATGCCAACGGCTCGCGTGTCGTGACCTCGTCGCGCACGGCAGGCGGCAAGAGCTTCTGGGAGCGCCCGGTGGAACTCACACCGCTCGGGCACGACGTGGTGCGCGATCGCGCCGATCAGGTGCAGCTCAATGGCATCGATCGCTGGATCGGTGGCGTGCACTGTCAGACCACGCGCCACTGGCGCTGGGACCCGCACCATCATCATATCGCACCGAGTCGCGTCTGA
- a CDS encoding pyridoxal phosphate-dependent decarboxylase family protein, translating to MASDPRPLTEPPVDPLALLESDTTLDAARPLLELVATYFAETRAGEGAVSTWHSAEVIADRLATEMPRNPRPLADVARRLASMLLVDVNRLAHPMYIGHQVSAPLPAAVWTEALISALNQSQAVREMSPSFTPLEHQVIEWMTDLIGWDARAGGTMTSGGTEATLTALLAARARAIPNVWDRGVGPRPPVLVCGEHAHYAVTRAAGVMGLGQSHVVVIPSDGQRMSVPQLRARLAELRHEHKQVMAVVATAGCTSTGAFDDIEAIADACAAFADDNGPLWLHVDAAHGGGALLSPRERPRLAGLARARSVAWDPHKTLLLPLSAGMLLVREEHDLERAYAQSAPYLFTPSEDARAWDMGPRSFQCSRRADVLKVWVAFERYGSQALGALYERLCDMARYLHERLSTHEQFMPLHVPESNILCFSWQPPGEADAAERDVLTDALRERYNRSGRGWITATTLGGRRVLRITVMNARTDRVHLDALVSGLEAEAQRVLQHHR from the coding sequence ATGGCGTCGGACCCGCGTCCGCTGACGGAGCCGCCGGTCGATCCGCTGGCGTTGCTCGAGTCGGATACCACGCTGGACGCAGCGCGACCGCTGCTGGAGCTGGTGGCCACGTACTTCGCGGAAACGCGGGCGGGTGAGGGCGCGGTCAGCACCTGGCACAGTGCCGAGGTCATCGCGGACCGCCTGGCCACCGAGATGCCGCGCAATCCGCGTCCGCTGGCCGATGTGGCGCGTCGACTGGCCTCGATGCTGCTGGTGGATGTCAATCGCCTCGCGCATCCCATGTACATCGGGCATCAGGTCTCGGCGCCATTGCCCGCGGCCGTGTGGACCGAGGCCCTCATCAGCGCGCTCAATCAGTCGCAGGCGGTGCGCGAGATGTCGCCGTCGTTCACGCCACTCGAGCATCAGGTCATCGAGTGGATGACGGATCTCATCGGTTGGGACGCGCGCGCCGGTGGCACGATGACGAGCGGCGGGACCGAAGCCACACTGACGGCACTGCTCGCGGCGCGTGCGCGCGCCATTCCCAACGTGTGGGACCGTGGCGTGGGTCCCCGTCCGCCCGTGCTGGTGTGTGGTGAACACGCGCACTATGCGGTGACACGTGCAGCCGGTGTGATGGGTCTTGGCCAATCGCATGTGGTGGTCATTCCCAGCGACGGGCAGCGAATGAGCGTGCCGCAGTTGCGCGCCAGACTGGCCGAACTGCGCCATGAGCACAAGCAGGTGATGGCGGTGGTGGCGACCGCTGGTTGCACGTCCACGGGCGCGTTTGACGACATCGAGGCGATTGCCGACGCCTGTGCGGCCTTTGCCGACGACAACGGGCCGCTCTGGCTGCATGTCGACGCCGCGCATGGTGGCGGGGCGCTGCTCTCACCACGCGAACGCCCGCGTCTGGCCGGTCTCGCCCGCGCCCGCTCGGTGGCCTGGGATCCGCACAAGACGCTGCTGCTGCCGCTCTCGGCCGGCATGCTGCTCGTGCGGGAAGAGCATGACCTCGAGCGTGCCTATGCGCAGAGCGCGCCCTATCTCTTCACGCCGTCGGAGGACGCGCGCGCCTGGGATATGGGGCCGCGCAGCTTTCAGTGTTCCCGTCGCGCCGATGTGCTCAAGGTGTGGGTGGCATTTGAACGCTACGGCAGTCAGGCACTGGGCGCGCTGTACGAGCGACTCTGCGACATGGCGCGCTATCTGCACGAGCGCCTGTCGACACACGAGCAGTTCATGCCACTCCACGTGCCCGAATCGAATATCCTGTGCTTCTCCTGGCAGCCGCCGGGTGAGGCGGATGCGGCCGAGCGGGATGTGCTGACCGATGCCCTGCGGGAGCGCTACAATCGCAGTGGGCGCGGATGGATCACGGCCACCACGCTTGGTGGGCGTCGCGTGCTGCGCATCACGGTCATGAACGCGCGTACGGACCGGGTGCACCTCGATGCGCTGGTGTCGGGTCTCGAGGCCGAAGCGCAACGTGTGCTGCAGCATCACCGCTGA
- a CDS encoding mannose-1-phosphate guanylyltransferase, with protein MSEPRIVTPRAPTTAPTEAAVAVGTLEDFEMDPLLDVGTAMWAVVFAGGIGTRFWPLSTPQRPKQLLPLVNERPLIADTVARLSPLVPAERVLIVTSADIVDALHEAIPEVPRGNMLVEPRPLGTAAALAWGAHEVARRAGPDTVFVALHADLAVGYPDVLRDTLRRAAALAANEPQLVALGATPTRPETGFGYLQPAALVDPFVSRAEGGACHVEHFVEKPTATLADVLIEKGALWNTGIFVWRARVVLEELKQHTGELQHAWTKLEQGEMTTFAELVTSVSIDRGLLERTRRLVVLPADFAWDDVGTWASLRRVRELDDFGNGVMGQAHCIDCTGNVIHADGTCVVAYGISGMIVVSLAGLTFVTTQERATELAPLLNALPGSLRSNPGGPPIG; from the coding sequence ATGTCCGAGCCCCGCATCGTGACGCCCCGCGCCCCGACCACCGCGCCCACGGAGGCGGCGGTGGCGGTCGGAACGCTCGAAGACTTCGAGATGGACCCCTTGCTCGATGTGGGGACGGCTATGTGGGCCGTGGTATTCGCCGGAGGCATCGGCACCCGCTTCTGGCCGCTCAGCACCCCGCAACGCCCCAAGCAGCTCCTGCCGCTGGTCAACGAGCGTCCGCTCATTGCCGACACGGTCGCCCGGCTCTCGCCGCTGGTCCCGGCTGAACGGGTCCTGATCGTCACCAGTGCCGACATTGTGGACGCGCTGCACGAGGCCATTCCCGAGGTGCCGCGTGGCAACATGCTGGTGGAGCCGCGACCACTCGGCACGGCGGCGGCCCTGGCCTGGGGCGCCCACGAGGTGGCGCGCCGCGCCGGCCCCGACACGGTGTTCGTGGCCCTGCATGCGGACCTCGCGGTGGGATATCCGGACGTCCTGCGTGACACGCTGCGTCGCGCAGCGGCGCTCGCCGCCAACGAGCCGCAGTTGGTGGCCCTGGGCGCCACACCCACGCGGCCGGAAACCGGCTTTGGCTATCTGCAGCCGGCCGCGCTCGTGGATCCCTTCGTCTCGCGGGCCGAGGGCGGGGCCTGTCACGTCGAGCACTTTGTGGAGAAGCCCACCGCCACACTCGCCGATGTGCTCATCGAAAAGGGCGCGCTCTGGAACACGGGCATCTTTGTCTGGCGTGCGCGGGTTGTGCTGGAGGAGTTGAAGCAGCACACGGGGGAGTTGCAGCATGCCTGGACTAAACTCGAACAGGGCGAGATGACCACTTTCGCCGAGTTGGTCACGTCCGTGTCCATCGACCGGGGCCTGCTGGAGCGCACGCGCCGTCTGGTGGTGCTGCCGGCGGACTTTGCGTGGGACGACGTGGGCACCTGGGCCTCGCTGCGTCGTGTGCGCGAGCTCGACGACTTCGGCAATGGCGTCATGGGTCAGGCGCATTGCATCGACTGCACCGGCAATGTGATTCACGCTGACGGCACCTGTGTGGTGGCGTACGGCATCAGCGGCATGATTGTCGTGAGTCTCGCCGGCCTCACCTTCGTGACCACGCAGGAACGCGCCACCGAACTCGCGCCACTGCTCAACGCGCTGCCGGGCAGTCTGCGCTCCAATCCGGGTGGCCCCCCGATCGGGTAA
- a CDS encoding enoyl-[acyl-carrier-protein] reductase, translating into MLPIDLTGKRALVAGVADDNGFGWAIAKAFAEAGASVCVATWPPALNIFLNLLERGKLDDSRRMPDGSLLTFERIYPLDAVFDTLDSAPEEIRENKRYKELGDFSIDGLASRLAADFGEQPLDIVFHSLANGPEVKKPLLEVSRSGYLAASSASAYSFVSMVQRLGPLMRPGGAVASLTYMASERAIPGYGGGMSSAKAQLESDTRVLAYEAGRKWGLRVNTISAGPYASRAASAIGIIDTMVRYCAANSPLPEELSAREVGTTAAFLCSPLASGITGSTVYVDKGYHAMGMAVAPPDTARDPR; encoded by the coding sequence ATGCTACCCATCGACCTGACCGGCAAGCGCGCCCTCGTGGCTGGCGTTGCCGACGACAACGGCTTCGGCTGGGCGATTGCCAAGGCTTTCGCCGAAGCGGGCGCCAGCGTGTGTGTGGCCACATGGCCGCCGGCGCTCAACATCTTTCTCAATCTGCTGGAGCGCGGCAAGCTCGACGACTCGCGGCGCATGCCCGACGGCTCGCTGCTGACGTTCGAGCGCATCTATCCGCTCGACGCCGTGTTCGACACGCTGGACAGCGCCCCCGAAGAGATCCGCGAGAACAAGCGCTACAAGGAACTGGGCGACTTCTCCATCGACGGTCTGGCCTCGCGCCTTGCGGCCGACTTCGGCGAGCAGCCCCTCGACATCGTGTTTCACTCGCTGGCCAACGGTCCCGAAGTGAAGAAGCCGCTGCTTGAAGTCTCGCGCAGCGGTTATCTCGCCGCCTCGAGCGCCAGCGCGTATTCGTTTGTGTCCATGGTGCAGCGCCTTGGGCCGCTCATGCGCCCCGGCGGCGCGGTGGCGTCGCTGACCTACATGGCCAGTGAGCGGGCCATTCCCGGATACGGCGGCGGCATGTCGTCAGCCAAGGCCCAGCTCGAGAGTGACACGCGCGTGCTGGCCTACGAAGCGGGCCGCAAGTGGGGACTGCGCGTGAACACGATCTCTGCGGGTCCGTATGCGTCGCGTGCCGCATCGGCCATCGGCATCATTGACACCATGGTGCGTTACTGCGCGGCCAACTCGCCGCTGCCTGAAGAACTCTCGGCGCGCGAAGTCGGCACCACGGCGGCGTTTCTCTGCAGCCCGCTGGCCAGTGGCATCACGGGCAGCACCGTGTACGTCGACAAGGGCTACCACGCCATGGGCATGGCCGTGGCACCGCCAGACACGGCGCGCGACCCGCGCTAA
- a CDS encoding putative signal transducing protein: MGQAMVIIREYVNEMEALVARSVLEAHEIPAVVLRDDAGGMLPPMHMLFPVRLAVRAGDSIQALRILDSPFEGEPLDDGQFTDDVTGR, encoded by the coding sequence ATGGGACAGGCCATGGTGATCATTCGTGAATACGTGAACGAGATGGAAGCGCTCGTCGCACGCAGTGTGCTGGAAGCACACGAAATCCCCGCTGTGGTGTTGCGCGACGATGCCGGCGGCATGCTGCCCCCCATGCACATGCTCTTTCCCGTGCGACTCGCCGTGCGCGCAGGCGACTCCATTCAGGCGCTGCGCATTCTCGATTCGCCTTTCGAAGGCGAACCGCTCGACGACGGGCAGTTCACCGACGACGTGACGGGGCGGTAG
- a CDS encoding MFS transporter: MLALLATAELLGMSLWFAGSALSSRYAVAWQLDAAATGWLTTIVQLGFVAGTAMSALLNLADIVPSRRLFAWSAVGGALCNALLLGADSLSAALLWRFGTGVALAGVYPPAMKMIATWFRVQRGLAVGTIVGALTVGKGVPYLVHAFPEASNAVVLGTASGGAVVAALLVWFGYREGPYPFPPRPFSWRLVHDVATGRSWRLALGGYLGHMIELYAAWTWIAAFITASVVASSGGTTASTESLASLVSFGMLAVGGLGCLWGGIMADRRGRPWLVNTAMTVSGSCALLMGLGFGRSLWLLVPLALVWGFFIIADSAQFSVLVTESVPPHAVGTALTLQTSIGFLLTAGVIQLVPRVVAWSGWPVAFAMLAVGPLLGVLSIRRLQRAPA; the protein is encoded by the coding sequence ATGCTGGCGCTGTTGGCGACGGCCGAGTTGCTGGGCATGTCGCTGTGGTTTGCCGGCAGTGCGCTATCCAGTCGCTATGCGGTTGCGTGGCAGCTTGATGCCGCGGCAACCGGCTGGCTCACCACCATCGTGCAGTTGGGCTTTGTGGCCGGAACGGCCATGTCGGCGTTGCTCAATCTGGCCGATATCGTGCCGTCGCGGCGTCTGTTTGCCTGGAGTGCGGTAGGTGGAGCGCTCTGCAACGCGCTGCTGCTGGGCGCTGACTCCTTGAGTGCAGCCCTGCTCTGGCGATTTGGCACCGGCGTGGCGCTGGCTGGTGTGTATCCGCCGGCCATGAAGATGATCGCCACCTGGTTTCGCGTGCAGCGTGGCCTCGCCGTTGGCACCATCGTTGGCGCGTTGACCGTGGGGAAAGGTGTGCCGTATCTGGTGCATGCGTTTCCAGAGGCCAGCAACGCGGTGGTGTTGGGCACGGCCTCGGGTGGCGCCGTTGTGGCCGCGCTGCTCGTGTGGTTCGGCTATCGGGAAGGCCCCTATCCGTTTCCGCCGCGCCCGTTCTCCTGGCGTCTTGTGCATGACGTCGCCACTGGACGTTCCTGGCGGCTCGCGCTGGGCGGGTACCTGGGTCACATGATCGAGTTGTACGCGGCGTGGACGTGGATTGCGGCCTTCATCACGGCCAGCGTCGTCGCGTCATCCGGCGGAACGACCGCATCGACCGAATCGCTGGCGTCGCTGGTGTCGTTCGGTATGCTGGCAGTGGGCGGACTTGGTTGCCTTTGGGGCGGCATCATGGCTGACCGACGCGGGCGGCCGTGGTTGGTGAACACGGCCATGACCGTGAGTGGGAGCTGTGCACTGCTCATGGGGCTGGGCTTCGGCCGCAGCCTCTGGCTGCTGGTACCGCTCGCGCTGGTGTGGGGATTTTTCATCATTGCCGACAGCGCGCAGTTCTCGGTGCTGGTCACCGAGAGTGTGCCACCGCACGCCGTGGGTACGGCGCTCACGCTGCAGACCTCCATTGGTTTTCTGCTCACGGCCGGTGTCATTCAGTTGGTGCCGCGTGTGGTGGCCTGGTCCGGCTGGCCCGTGGCCTTTGCCATGCTTGCCGTGGGCCCATTGCTGGGCGTACTCAGCATCCGGCGCCTGCAGCGTGCGCCCGCCTAG
- a CDS encoding 2'-5' RNA ligase family protein encodes MAASFGIFVLAELPGEAGKIVRAIQQQYDRKLARLTPPHVTLVGSSGVGAIPTDTPVARIREALEPICATTAPMELPFGLPHRFMQTNIVSLPLDPHGPLRALHERIATSGLPFKPARFMFSPHCTLTFYPTLTPARERELLAIRVTAPARIEALQVYLTRDPQPSTLLFSLPLLG; translated from the coding sequence ATGGCAGCATCGTTCGGCATCTTTGTGCTGGCGGAGTTGCCGGGTGAGGCCGGCAAGATCGTGCGGGCCATTCAGCAGCAGTATGACCGCAAGCTGGCCCGGCTCACGCCTCCGCACGTGACTCTCGTGGGCTCATCTGGTGTGGGCGCCATACCCACCGATACGCCCGTGGCTCGCATTCGCGAAGCGCTGGAGCCCATCTGCGCCACCACGGCGCCCATGGAACTGCCCTTTGGTCTGCCGCACCGGTTCATGCAGACCAACATCGTGTCACTGCCGCTCGATCCGCACGGTCCACTGCGCGCGCTGCATGAACGCATCGCCACGAGCGGCCTGCCCTTCAAGCCGGCGCGTTTCATGTTCTCGCCGCACTGCACGCTCACGTTCTATCCCACGTTGACGCCGGCCCGAGAGCGGGAACTGCTGGCCATTCGCGTCACGGCACCGGCCCGCATTGAAGCGCTGCAGGTGTATCTGACACGGGACCCGCAGCCCAGCACGCTGCTGTTTTCGCTCCCGCTGCTGGGCTGA
- a CDS encoding L-threonylcarbamoyladenylate synthase, giving the protein MTVVVVDPHHPDPEVLAEAAARLRRGDLVAFPTETVYGLGANALDADAVARIYAAKGRPAWNPVIAHVASIAEARHLARHWPASAEALATAFWPGPLTLVVPRASHVPDVVTAGLDAVGLRVPDHPVALALLRAAGVPVAAPSANRFTHISPTTAAHVVRSLGERAPLVLDGGTCRVGIESTVVDCTGDDVVILRPGMLGREGLQEVLNPLGVMVRHATARHVEHDLTQLDQADTPRAPGMADRHYAPRADVWLFDADQRGEVAAALEARAAASASSHGSSHGPNGIVALLRTGPWRHPSPVPMQEQLLPDDPARYAAGLYAALHEADAHDAALILLEAPPADDPAWDAVRDRVRRAAR; this is encoded by the coding sequence ATGACCGTTGTCGTTGTGGACCCACATCATCCCGACCCAGAGGTGCTGGCGGAGGCCGCCGCGCGTCTCAGGCGCGGCGACCTCGTGGCCTTCCCCACCGAGACCGTCTACGGCCTCGGCGCCAACGCGCTCGACGCGGATGCGGTTGCGCGCATTTACGCCGCCAAGGGACGTCCGGCATGGAACCCGGTCATTGCCCACGTGGCCAGCATCGCAGAGGCACGTCACTTGGCCCGCCACTGGCCGGCGAGCGCCGAGGCACTGGCCACGGCCTTCTGGCCCGGCCCTCTCACGCTGGTGGTGCCACGGGCGTCCCATGTGCCCGATGTCGTGACCGCGGGCCTCGATGCCGTCGGCCTGCGTGTGCCCGACCATCCCGTGGCGCTGGCGCTGTTGCGCGCAGCTGGGGTGCCGGTGGCCGCGCCGAGCGCCAATCGCTTCACGCACATCAGCCCCACCACGGCGGCGCACGTCGTGCGCTCACTCGGCGAGCGGGCGCCGCTGGTGCTCGATGGCGGTACGTGTCGGGTGGGCATCGAAAGCACGGTGGTGGACTGCACCGGCGACGATGTGGTGATTCTGCGTCCCGGCATGCTGGGGCGCGAAGGACTGCAGGAGGTGCTGAATCCACTGGGTGTGATGGTGCGTCACGCCACGGCGCGGCATGTGGAGCACGACCTCACACAACTGGACCAGGCCGACACACCGCGAGCGCCGGGCATGGCCGATCGGCACTATGCGCCCCGCGCCGACGTGTGGCTCTTCGACGCGGATCAGCGCGGGGAGGTGGCTGCCGCGCTGGAAGCCCGGGCCGCTGCCAGTGCGTCGTCACATGGGTCATCCCATGGGCCGAACGGGATCGTGGCGTTGCTGCGCACCGGCCCATGGCGGCATCCGAGCCCGGTCCCCATGCAGGAGCAACTTCTGCCCGATGATCCGGCGCGCTATGCCGCCGGCCTGTATGCGGCACTGCATGAGGCGGATGCACACGACGCCGCCCTCATTCTGCTCGAGGCGCCGCCGGCTGACGATCCCGCCTGGGACGCGGTTCGTGACCGGGTACGCCGCGCTGCGCGTTGA